Proteins encoded together in one Planctopirus ephydatiae window:
- a CDS encoding DUF2891 domain-containing protein — protein MLTTSPSGRDLEEIITIISRWAHAGLVREFPSFLPQVLQQPSKISSPRELWPVFYGCFDWHSAVHSHWALARYVRWLPSHPQAVSWIETLQHQITPSGMAGELDFFTRSHWPSFERPYGWAWYLTLCLELASHPEPALRNLYPQLQPLEQLLRGRFRDWLESLDRPIRTGEHNQTAFSLGMIYDYSKGMGDDALRTLITQKSLSWHARDTHLPWALEPSAHDFLSPSLAVADLLSRTIDDPEEFSQWLRNAFPQWHADPATLLAWPTVESLDRIDGKNAHWDGLAFSRAWMLLKIAQRLPYDHYLKPAFIEASHQQGRRGLNSLTSDSYMTTHWVGSFVAYWLSFHLSHEPHIGNHSSGIA, from the coding sequence ATGCTCACGACTTCTCCATCCGGTAGGGATCTCGAAGAGATCATCACGATTATCAGCCGGTGGGCGCATGCAGGACTTGTCCGTGAGTTTCCCTCGTTTTTGCCGCAGGTTCTGCAGCAACCCTCGAAGATCAGTTCCCCCCGTGAGCTCTGGCCTGTCTTCTACGGCTGCTTTGACTGGCATTCGGCAGTCCACAGCCACTGGGCACTCGCTCGCTATGTGCGCTGGCTTCCCTCTCACCCGCAAGCCGTATCCTGGATCGAAACGCTGCAACATCAGATCACACCATCCGGGATGGCAGGTGAATTGGACTTCTTTACTCGATCCCACTGGCCCAGCTTCGAAAGGCCTTACGGCTGGGCCTGGTATCTGACACTTTGCCTTGAACTGGCCTCTCATCCCGAGCCAGCCTTGCGCAATCTCTACCCTCAACTACAACCATTGGAACAACTTTTGAGAGGTCGCTTTCGGGATTGGCTGGAATCTCTTGATCGCCCGATACGCACTGGGGAACACAATCAAACAGCCTTCAGCCTCGGAATGATTTACGACTACTCAAAGGGCATGGGGGATGATGCTCTCCGCACGCTCATCACTCAAAAGTCATTATCCTGGCATGCTCGCGATACCCATCTCCCCTGGGCATTAGAACCGTCGGCTCACGATTTTCTCTCGCCTTCACTGGCAGTCGCAGATCTCCTGAGCCGCACGATCGATGATCCCGAGGAGTTCAGCCAGTGGCTGCGAAACGCATTCCCTCAGTGGCATGCCGATCCGGCAACACTGCTCGCATGGCCCACGGTTGAATCCCTCGATCGCATTGACGGGAAAAATGCTCATTGGGATGGGCTGGCCTTCAGCCGGGCCTGGATGCTGCTGAAGATTGCCCAGCGACTTCCCTATGACCACTATCTCAAACCAGCATTCATCGAGGCCAGTCACCAGCAGGGAAGACGCGGACTGAATTCTCTGACCAGTGACAGCTACATGACAACCCACTGGGTGGGAAGTTTTGTCGCTTACTGGCTTTCATTCCATCTCAGCCATGAGCCTCACATTGGCAACCACTCTTCCGGCATTGCCTGA
- a CDS encoding amino acid-binding protein, translated as MQVDIQRQLSIAIENQPGRLGQVGRLLAGRNIHIRAFSVIDNVEQGMVRLVTDNPTATREALTGAGLPVVEAEVVVLEMTDGVGNLATVGEALAAADINIEYAYASTAERGRPAMLILKTAYPAATRDALARMQELS; from the coding sequence ATGCAGGTCGATATCCAAAGGCAACTGAGTATTGCCATTGAAAATCAGCCCGGAAGACTGGGGCAGGTGGGCCGGTTACTGGCTGGCAGGAACATTCATATTCGAGCCTTCAGTGTGATTGATAACGTCGAGCAGGGGATGGTGCGGCTCGTGACCGACAACCCGACCGCGACGAGAGAAGCGCTGACGGGTGCCGGTTTGCCCGTTGTGGAAGCGGAAGTCGTCGTTCTCGAAATGACTGACGGCGTCGGCAATCTGGCGACGGTGGGTGAAGCCCTCGCGGCGGCCGATATCAACATCGAATACGCCTATGCTTCGACAGCCGAGCGTGGCCGACCAGCGATGCTGATTCTCAAGACGGCCTATCCTGCTGCCACACGCGATGCCCTCGCTCGAATGCAGGAGCTGTCATGA